A region of uncultured Draconibacterium sp. DNA encodes the following proteins:
- a CDS encoding CmpA/NrtA family ABC transporter substrate-binding protein, which yields MLRLKKLLMPGAAAILAIILYACGGSGNKTATSSAEVSGSSLLIEKPQLTFGFIKLTDMAPLAIAKELGYFEEEGLFVTIEAQSNWKNVLDRVIDGELDGSHMLAGQPIAANAGFGRQAHLVTPFSMDLNGNGITVSNPIWDKMKANVPKDADGKPIHPIKADALKPVIEEYKANGNPFKMGMVFPVSTHNYEIRYWLAAAGINPGMYTADNIQGQVDADVLLSVTPPPQMPATLEAGTIYGYCVGEPWNQQAVFKQIGVPVVTNYEIWKNNPEKVFVMTQKFIDENPNTAIAVTKALIRAGKWLDDRANRPSAVGILSKPDYVGADSIVIANSMTGTFEFEKGDKRSLPDFNVFYRYNATYPFYSDAVWFLTQMRRWGQIPESKSDEWYLETAKKVYRPDIWEKAATLLVEEGKIPASDIPQTDGFKPVTTDFIDGIQYDGKKPNEYLTKFDIGNKDI from the coding sequence TTCAGGCTCATCACTATTGATTGAAAAACCACAGCTTACCTTTGGTTTTATTAAACTCACCGACATGGCCCCGCTGGCCATAGCCAAAGAACTGGGTTACTTTGAAGAAGAAGGTTTGTTTGTTACCATCGAAGCTCAATCAAACTGGAAAAATGTCCTCGATCGTGTTATTGATGGAGAACTGGATGGATCTCATATGCTGGCAGGCCAACCCATCGCAGCAAACGCAGGTTTTGGCCGACAGGCACATCTTGTAACGCCCTTCTCGATGGATTTGAACGGAAATGGAATTACCGTATCCAATCCGATCTGGGATAAAATGAAAGCAAACGTCCCGAAGGATGCTGACGGAAAACCGATACACCCGATTAAAGCAGATGCACTAAAACCCGTAATTGAAGAATATAAAGCCAACGGTAACCCTTTTAAAATGGGAATGGTATTTCCGGTATCTACCCACAACTACGAAATCCGCTACTGGCTGGCAGCAGCCGGTATTAACCCGGGAATGTACACGGCCGACAATATTCAGGGACAGGTTGATGCTGATGTATTGTTATCGGTTACCCCGCCACCACAAATGCCGGCAACACTCGAAGCCGGAACTATTTACGGCTATTGTGTTGGCGAACCCTGGAATCAGCAGGCTGTATTTAAGCAAATCGGTGTACCGGTGGTTACCAACTACGAGATTTGGAAAAACAACCCTGAAAAGGTTTTTGTAATGACCCAAAAATTTATCGATGAGAATCCGAATACAGCCATTGCAGTAACCAAGGCTTTAATTCGTGCCGGAAAATGGTTGGATGACCGGGCCAATCGACCAAGTGCGGTGGGAATCCTGTCAAAACCTGACTATGTGGGGGCTGACTCAATTGTTATCGCCAATTCGATGACCGGCACTTTTGAATTTGAAAAAGGCGACAAACGTTCGTTACCTGACTTTAATGTTTTCTACCGCTATAATGCAACCTATCCGTTCTACTCCGATGCCGTTTGGTTTCTCACTCAAATGCGTCGTTGGGGACAGATTCCCGAATCAAAATCAGACGAATGGTACCTGGAAACAGCGAAGAAGGTGTACCGCCCCGACATCTGGGAAAAAGCCGCTACACTTCTTGTTGAAGAGGGTAAAATTCCTGCCTCCGACATTCCTCAAACTGATGGTTTTAAGCCTGTAACAACCGACTTTATTGATGGCATTCAGTATGATGGGAAAAAGCCAAATGAGTACCTCACAAAATTTGACATTGGCAATAAAGACATCTAA